TGACCTTATCCTACGCTGTATCTTCTATTAATTTCATTATCAATGACGTCCCAGACGAAGCAAGTCAAGTAAACATAAATCTTTCTCCCGTAAGTTCAGGCATCTCCTTTACAGGGAACTACAATAACGACAACCAATCCTGCCTGATACCTTGCACCCGGAAAGGTGAACAATGGATTAGCGAGACCGCGTATATTCTTCCCTCCGAAAGCTCTTCTACACGGATGTCCATCCAAATAGAGTTACCCGATGATAATAAAGCATACGGTTATACTTACCAGTCTGCCTTAAAGCCCGGATATCCTTACCAATTTACCGGAAATTACAAGGACGGCATCACACTGAACGGGGTATTTCAGGCAGAAGGTTGGCATACAGCTGTAGATGTGGAATTCGGCATCAGCGAAACCATACCCGATAATCCGGAAGAAGAAGAGCCTGATACCGGCAAAGACGAAGAGCCTGACCCCATCTCTCCTACAGGCACGGACTCTTATCAGGTAACCGAACTCCCCGAAGAGGAAGACGTATGGAGAGATTTTTATGTATGGGACATGAAAACCATTTCTGAAACTGAATATGAAGCCATTATCATCTCGCCCGAACAATGGGAAATACTGGCAGCAGAAGGAGAGGCATTCTTAACCGACTATGAGATAAGCGGCATCGGCGGCTGGCGGGTATTTACTAAAGAAGAAGCCAAGGACTTCCGCAGTCAATACAGCTACAGCCTCTACGACCTGAACCAATTCCTGCAAGAAAACGGACAAGCCGCTTTTTGGGCAAATGAAGACGACCGCTACCTTTGCAATGAATGCCTGCATAGTTTCGCTTTCGGAAGCTCAACCATCTCGCCCGTAGGGGAAAAGCGCACCTATTATTTACGCCCCGTAAAAACCATTCGGCTTGAGCTCAAATGATATGCTGCTTTTGAAGTTCTTCAGCCACCGTTTCCAATTCGGCATACCATTCTTCGCCGAACTTCCGGATTAAAGGTTCCTTCAAAAACTGATAAACGGCTGTATTCTTGCTTTGTCCCAATGCAACTGCGGCTTTACACACATTCCAACGGTGATAATTTACCGCTTTGTAAGGTCCGTAGTCGCTGATGCGGACAGGATACAAATGACACGAGACCGGCTTATAAAAATTACAACGCCCTTCCCGATATGCCTTTTCTATGGCACAATAGCAACAGCCGTTTTCATCGTAACATGTAAAGACGCAATCTTTTCCATTCACTATAGAAGTGACCAAATCACCTTCTTGGTCTGTATACGCTACCCCTTGCTTGTCTATCACCGCTTGTGCCTCGGGCGACAAATCTTTCCATATTACAGGCAACACTTCTTCCAGCTCTGCCACTTCATCCAACGTTACCGGTGCTCCGGCATCTCCTTCGATACAACATGCGCCTTTACAAGCATCCAAATCGCAGAAAAATTTTTCCCGAAACACATCAAAACTTACGATAGCATCTCCTACTTGAACCATTGTATTTAAATTTAAAAACACAGAGACACAAAGACACAGAGCCTTATTTCTTCATCAAGAAAGAACTCTGTGTCTCCGCGTCTCTGTGTTCAATAATAAAATCAGTCTTTAATCAAATCTTTTCCAGTCATGTCTGCCGGTTGCGGCATGCCCATGATGTGCAGGATAGACGGAGCCACATCAGCCAATACGCCGTTTTCTACTTTCGCCTCCTTATTGGAAGTTACATAAACAAACGGAACCGGATTCAACGAGTGGGCAGTGTTCGGTGTGCCGTCTTCGTTCAACGCATGGTCGGCATTACCGTGGTCTGCAATGATGATTACTTCGTAATCGTTAGCCTTGGCAGCTTCTACGGTATCGCGTACGCAATTATCAATAGCTACAACCGCTTTTTCAATCGCTTCGTAAATACCCGTATGGCCTACCATATCGCCGTTGGCATAGTTGACTACAATGAAATCATACTTTTGTGTATTGATGGCATCAACCAACTTGTCTTTCACTTCGTATGCACTCATTTCCGGCTTCAAGTCGTAAG
The Phocaeicola salanitronis DSM 18170 genome window above contains:
- a CDS encoding FimB/Mfa2 family fimbrial subunit; translation: MKNIKHFYRLILFSALICACGEYKLEEELDNEEGSKDVPHTVQVITRSENNAQINYPLSLFLFDEKGKCIQEETIPDESASYSNNLPEGKYNLVLLSGISEDEYVIPFDFNPESFICFKEDNFAHNPIQIASAQINLTQSTTVQMTLSYAVSSINFIINDVPDEASQVNINLSPVSSGISFTGNYNNDNQSCLIPCTRKGEQWISETAYILPSESSSTRMSIQIELPDDNKAYGYTYQSALKPGYPYQFTGNYKDGITLNGVFQAEGWHTAVDVEFGISETIPDNPEEEEPDTGKDEEPDPISPTGTDSYQVTELPEEEDVWRDFYVWDMKTISETEYEAIIISPEQWEILAAEGEAFLTDYEISGIGGWRVFTKEEAKDFRSQYSYSLYDLNQFLQENGQAAFWANEDDRYLCNECLHSFAFGSSTISPVGEKRTYYLRPVKTIRLELK
- a CDS encoding DUF3109 family protein, with the protein product MVQVGDAIVSFDVFREKFFCDLDACKGACCIEGDAGAPVTLDEVAELEEVLPVIWKDLSPEAQAVIDKQGVAYTDQEGDLVTSIVNGKDCVFTCYDENGCCYCAIEKAYREGRCNFYKPVSCHLYPVRISDYGPYKAVNYHRWNVCKAAVALGQSKNTAVYQFLKEPLIRKFGEEWYAELETVAEELQKQHII